Part of the Propionimicrobium sp. PCR01-08-3 genome, GTTACCGATACAGGTTGTACAGCCATAGCCGACCACCTCAAAACCCAGCTGGTCGAGATACGGCGTCAGCCCGGCGCGTTCCAGATAGCTGGTGACCACCTGCGAACCCGGGGCCAGCGTGGTCTTCACCCACGGCTTGGACTGCAGCCCCTTCTCGGCTGCCTTCTTGGCCACCAGACCGGCGCCGATCATCACCGACGGGTTCGAAGTGTTGGTGCACGAGGTGATCGCTGCGATCCCCACCAGGCCGTCCGACAAGGTAACCGGCTGATCGGCGATGACCGCGTCCACCGGAGCAGGCGCGTCGCTCGCATAGCCGGGCAGCGCTTTTTCGAACGCCTGCCGGGCATCAGCCAACCCGATCCGGTCTTGCGGACGCTTCGGCCCGGCGATCGAGGGCACCACCGTGGACAGATCCAACTCGAGGTACTCCGAATACTCCGGTGAGGCGTCCGGATCGAACCACATACCCTGAGCCTTCGTGTAGGCCTCGACCAGCCCGATCTGCTCCTCGCTGCGCCCGGTCAGCCGCAGGTAGTCGAGCGTGACGTCGTCGATCGGGAAGATGGCGATCGTCGAACCGTACTCGGGGCTCATGTTGCCGATCGTCGCCCGGTTCGCCAGCGGCACCTCCGCCACGCCCGGCCCGTAGAACTCGACGAATTTACCCACGACGCCGTGCTTGCGCAGCCGGTCCGTGATCGTCAACACCAGGTCGGTTGCGGTTGCACCCTCTGGCAGGCTGCCGGTCAGTTTGAATCCGACCACCCGCGGAATCAGCATCGACACCGGCTGGCCCAGCATGGCGGCTTCCGCCTCGATACCGCCCACACCCCAGCCGACAACACCCAGACCGTTCACCATCGTGGTATGCGAATCGGTGCCCACGCAGGTATCCGGATAAGCGACCAGTTCGCCGTCGATCTCCCGCGGGAACACCACCCTGGCCAAATGCTCGATGTTCACCTGGTGGACGATGCCGGTACCCGGCGGCACCACCTTGAAATCGTCGAAAGCCGTCTGCCCCCAACGCAAGAACTGATAGCGCTCACGGTTACGCTCATACTCAAGATCGGTGTTGAGCCGCAGCGCCTGCGGTGAGCCGAAAACATCGGCGATCACCGAGTGATCGATCACCATCTCGGCCGGCGACAGCGGATTGATCTTCGCTGGGTCGCCGCCCAGATCGGCCATCGCCTCACGCATCGTCGCCAGATCGACGATGCATGGCACACCCGTGAAGTCCTGCATAATCACCCGAGCCGGAGTGAACTGAATCTCGTGGTCCGGCTGAGCATCAGCCACCCATTCACCCAAAAACGCAATATCGTCATGAGTGATATTCGCACCGTCCTCGGTGCGCAACAGATTCTCCAGCAACACCTTCAAGCTGTAAGGCAGACGCTCCTGACCCGGCACCTTATCCAGCCGGTAATACGCGTAAGTCTTGTCACCAACCTTGAACGAGTCTTTGGCACCAAAGCTGTCAACACTCATGCTGCATCCCCATCCTGCAATTTATCTTGACATCAAGATACCACGGTCGCGGTATGTCTCTGCAATTCTCCCACCCGTTCCGACCGGGCACATCTTGGCGAACGATCCGCCAAGCAAGGGCACGCTAAGTTCGTCGGGGTCGCGCTGAGTTCACAGAGACGCTCACGCCGAGTTGCCGGAAAATCGCACGACCAACACCCGGTTGGTGGCCCTCATTTGATGGTGCCTGCCGGCAGTTCCTCATAGTCATCTGACGGGGTGACGGTCGTCAGCGACGCGGACGAGTTTGCCCCGACCGCTCCCCCAAATCATCGAGCTCCTATTCAATTCCGCCCGCGCTGCGGCTAGCGTCGATGCATGACTTCAGACAGGTTCAATTCCGACTCGGGCGAAAACTTCGAGGTTCCGGGCAATCAACTCACGAACGCGATCAAGAAGCTCTGGAAAGACACGACCGTTCGCAGCATCGTCGTCAGGCATCCGGACGGCCGCCCGCTGATGACCGTTCCGCTGGCAGCCGGTGTCGCCGGTGGCGCTATCGGACTGATCATGGCGCCGGTATTAACCGTGCTGGCAGGTATCGGGGCCGGTCTGGCCAAGGTGCGCATCGAGGTGGTCCGCAACGACTACAAGCCCAAGCAATACTGACCCGACCACTCTTGACGGGCAGCATCGTCCCGATCTACGCCATGAATCCGCGATCGAAATCTCACCGTTTCGGTCGCGGATTTCTTTTGCATGAAGAGACGCCAACATTTGCCTGATCACGCCGTCTGCACACGCACACGAAGTAAGCTCGCCGGCGCTGGCACCAAGGTTCGGGGCCGAGAGTGCGCTCACTACATGCTTGTTGAGCAGTGTTCGTCCGCGGCGTCGTGGACGGACCGGCGTTCCTTGAGCTTGGCGGCATAGACGGCGCGCAACTCCGGATCGTCCATCACGAGGTAGACGAGACCACAGTCCTGGGGACCGTTGGCCCCCGGCTGGCACAGGCTGCACGGATCGTCCGGACGCAAGGGGCAGCGAGGTGTGGTTAGTCGCGCGTTCTTCATCTTGTACTCACTTGTACGCCTGATGGCCCCGCTCCTCAACACGTTGCCGCGGTTGCAGAAGACCAGATCCAAATCAGGCGTACTGCGGCAGTCATTTACCCCGCTCACTGCCGATGGAAGACAAAACATGAGATGGCGATTGGTCCTCCACAGAACGTCCGCCAGTTCCCCTTCGCCCGCTTTCACCGCGCCGCTGGCGATCGTGACGGCGCATCTGACCGATTGCGGATGTAGCGATTCAGGCGAACATGTCGACGGTCAAGGGGGCGCCGTTCTCGGTGACGTTATTCAGCACGATGTCGTCGACATAGAGCACATGAGGCGCCTTCTGGGTCGTCCCGAAGTCGACGTTGGTCAGGCCGAGCCCGCGGATGTGATCGTCGTCGTAGCCTTCGATGTTCAGTGACTGCTTGGCGTTGGTGACGGTCATGTTCTCGACGTTGATGCCGCTGACATCGGGCGGGAACTCACCGTTGTGACCTTCCTCGTACTTGAAGTCCACGTCGATGACCGCTTTGGCAACGGTCCCGATCGTCAGGTTCTTTGCCCAGATGTCGTTGATGAAGCCGCCGCGCACAGCGTTGGTCTTGAATCGCAGGGCGATGTCCAGGTTCGGGCTCGACATCTCGCAATCGCGGACAAAGACATTGCGCACACCGCCCGACATCTCACTTCCGATAGTGACTCCGCCGTGACCGTCGGCCATCTGGCAACGCTGCACCAGCAGATCAGTACACGGCAACGAATCGGGACGGCGTCCGTCGTTGTTGCGCCCGGCCTTGATGGCAATACAGTCGTCGCCGGTGGCAAACGTGGTGTTCTGGATCACCACGAAGGAGCAGCATTCGGGATCACACCCGTCGTTGTTCGGGCCATGGGTGTCGATGGTCAATCCGTCGACCAGCACGTTGGTGCAGAGCACCGGATGCACCTCCCACATCGGTGAGCGGTGAATCGTGACACCTTGGATCCAGACATTCGTGCAGTTGTAGGGCTGGATGAACGACGAACGCAGATAGTCGTTCCCCGCACCCTGATCGGCACCGTAGAGCCGTTGCTCGACCGGAACCTCGTCGGCGACCTGCTGGATAAGCCTGTCACGTGCCGGCCCTTGCTCGGGGGCACCCTCGACCCAGCCATAGTCCTTCTTGCCCTTCCAGGGCCACCAGTGCTCGTTGTCTGCTTGACCATCGAGGACGCCGCTGCCGGTCACCGCGATATTGGTGCAGCCGTAGGCGTAGATCAGCGGCGAGTAGTTGTACAGCTCCATGCCTTCGAACCGGGTCAGCACAGCGGGCAGATAGTCGGTCGGAGTGGTGCTGAACAGCAGCGTTGCCCCCTCGGAGACATGCAGATTCACGTAGCTTTTCAGATGAATCGGACCGGTCAGGAACGTGCCGGCCGGCACCACGACCTTTCCTCCACCGGCCTCAGAACAGGCGTCGATGGCGGCGGCGATGGCCTCGGTGCAGATCTGTTCGCCGCCTTCGAGCGCTCCATAGTCGACAATGCTGAACTCCTGGCTACGGAACTTTGGCGCACGTGCCTTCGCCTGAATATAACGTGCGCGCTCCCAGGCATCTTTGCTGCTCGCGATATCGGCGTGCGCCGGAGCCGCAAAGATATTCGAGCAAGCCGCTGCACCTATCGCCAGAGTTCCGCCCAACAGCGCCCGCCGCGATGTCCTGAGGTCCATAGGGGATGTTCCTTCCACATTGATCGAAACTCTCGTCGCCGGACCTCAGAGGCAGGCCACATACTCACTAGCGGAGGCCGACATAGGGCTGGGCCCATAAGCACGGAACAACGAATACCTGAGACGGTCCTGGCTTGTTCACTGTAGTCAGATTCGTCATCGTCTGTCATCCGCGATTGCCGCGTTGCCGGCACTGGCACCGACCGCGCGAGCCAATGGTCAAGCGCTGGTCCAGCCGCCGTCGACCACCAGCATCTGGCCGGTGATGTAGCTGGACGCGTCGCTGGCCAGGAAGAGCGCTACTGAGCCAAGTTCACTTGGCTCCGCAAGGCGGCCCATGGGGATGCGGTCGTTGATCGACTTGGCCCGCTGCCAGTCGGAGAACAAGGTCTCGGTGAGCGCGGTATGCACCCAGCCGGGAGCAATCCCGTTGCAGCGGATGCCCTTGCCCGACCACTCTTTACTGAATGCCCGCACGACTCCCCCGATGCCGGACTTGGCGGCCGCGTAGGCGACGATATCGGGCACCACCGACTGAAAGTTGTTGAGCGAGCCGATGAAAATGTGGCTGCCCGGGCGCCCGGCATCAATCTGACGGCGGCCCAACTCCTGACTGATCAAGAAGGGGGCCGTCAGGTGCACCTGCAAGATCCGGTCCCATTCCTCGCGTGGGAAATCCACGGCCGGCTCGCGGTGCTGAAACCCTGCCGCATGGACGATGATGTCTGCGGGGCCACCGAGGGCATCCTCGCAGTCGTCAAGCAGGGCTGCCGCGTCCACGGTCATCACATCGGCAGCGACCGCTACCGAATTCGGCACCTGCTCGGTCGACTCCCGCAACTGGGACGCCGTGCGGGCTACCAATGCCACCTGGGCACCCGCCTCGCCCAACGCTTGGGCCATAGCTTGGCCGATGCCGCGCCCCCCACCGGTCACAATCGCCCGGCGGCCATCAAGTTTGAACAGATCCAGCGCCGAGGCGGCCATTGATGCTCCCTTGCTCACAAGACTCGGTCTCTTCTTGGTGCCTTGTAACCTATCCCAAACCGACATAGCTCAGTTAGCCGGCGATCTGCATTCCCCACTGCCGCGCCCGCTCGGCCTCGCCGTCCTTCAACACCGGCGGCTCTCCTTCGATGAAGAACCCCTCTCCTTGCTCGACATGCGCTCCGGCTCGCTTCAGCCTCTTGGCCGCATCTTTTGCTGCCGAACCCGAATGCAACGAGACGCGTGTATCGAACGTAAAGATCATCGGAAGCGACGAGATCTCGGCCGAATCAATCCATTCGCGCACGCCGGATTCGGGCACCGCCACTCCCCTCTTGGCCGCGGTACGCCGGCTCGATTTGCTGGGCAGCCTCATGCTGTGGGTCGGCGCTCCTACCAGCAGTATGTCCTTGCCGACGATTCTCGATGGGGCGGCTGCCGCGTCCCACATCTCGACGTCGGCGCCCGCCTCGCGTGCGCCCGCCGCGATCGCCGCCGCCACTTGGGCAGTGTTCTTCCAATACGACTCAACGACGATTCCGATTTTCATTGATTCACTCCTCGCTCGTTCTTTCCTTGCCCGGCTACCGGACGTAAGTGGCGCGGCCGCTGGTCGCGGGCATCTTCGTGCCCATTGCCCCTGGTGGCGAGATGGACGCTCAGGCCGCCTCGGGCGATGCGCCGAACAGTCAGCTCAGAACCGGCCAGTTCAGCACATCACCGCCATCGAGACGCCTCTGAAAGATTGCCCCGGCCCAGGACCGACCAACCCAGCCTTCTTGAGACTCCATGTCTCTTGTGAGACACTGTATCTCATGACGGATCCGAGGCAAAGCAGACCGATCGAATCGACTCCTCGCGAACGCATCTTGAGCACGGCACGACACCAGGTCGTCGAGCACGGGATGACAGTGAGTCTGGAGCATCTCTCGCTCGAGAAGATCATCCGAGCCTCGGGCGTATCGCGCGCCACCGCCTATCGCATCTGGCCCAACAAGCAGCAATTCCTGGCCGACGTGCTGGTCGATGCGGTCAGATCCACCGATCTGGAGGTCGACTCCCGGGCCGAGGTCGCCCAGCTGGTGGCATTGCTCGATGCCAGCCCCGGCTTCGCGTCCGACGAGCACGCCCGCAGGAATGTCATTGTGGAGGGCCTGCGCATCAGCATTCAGGCGGATTTTGAGCGGGTGGCCGCGTCGGCACAATGGGCAACCTACCTGGCGCTCAACGCGACCAATCACGGATTGCCGGATGGTCCACTGCGCGACGAAGTTACACAGGCGCTCGCCGAGATGCAGCAGGTATTCATCGAGCAACGGTGCATCGTCTATGCACGGCTGCCCCGCCTGCTCGGCTATCGCCTGGTTCCGCCACTCGACGGCGATCAGGGATTCCGGTTGATGTCCGAGGCGTCGGGGGCGCTCATGACCGGCTTCGTGGCAGAGCTTGGCGCCAGGCCACAATTGCTCGCCGACACT contains:
- the acnA gene encoding aconitate hydratase AcnA, with the protein product MSVDSFGAKDSFKVGDKTYAYYRLDKVPGQERLPYSLKVLLENLLRTEDGANITHDDIAFLGEWVADAQPDHEIQFTPARVIMQDFTGVPCIVDLATMREAMADLGGDPAKINPLSPAEMVIDHSVIADVFGSPQALRLNTDLEYERNRERYQFLRWGQTAFDDFKVVPPGTGIVHQVNIEHLARVVFPREIDGELVAYPDTCVGTDSHTTMVNGLGVVGWGVGGIEAEAAMLGQPVSMLIPRVVGFKLTGSLPEGATATDLVLTITDRLRKHGVVGKFVEFYGPGVAEVPLANRATIGNMSPEYGSTIAIFPIDDVTLDYLRLTGRSEEQIGLVEAYTKAQGMWFDPDASPEYSEYLELDLSTVVPSIAGPKRPQDRIGLADARQAFEKALPGYASDAPAPVDAVIADQPVTLSDGLVGIAAITSCTNTSNPSVMIGAGLVAKKAAEKGLQSKPWVKTTLAPGSQVVTSYLERAGLTPYLDQLGFEVVGYGCTTCIGNSGPLIPEVSKAANKDDVVVVSVLSGNRNFEGRINPDVKMNYLASPPLVVAYALAGSMDLDLTRDPLGQDNDGNDVYLRDIWPSPAEIEEVVGSAIDPDMYVKSYADVFAGDDRWTSLPTPEGDVFEWDADSTYVRKPPYFEQMPADPDRVTDIAGARVLLKLGDSVTTDHISPAGAIKADTPAGKYLTEHGVQRKDFNSYGSRRGNHEVMIRGTFANIRLRNQLAPGTEGGFTRDFSQPDAPVTTVYEASMNYQAQGTPLVVLAGKEYGSGSSRDWAAKGTMLLGVRAVITESYERIHRSNLIGMGVLPLQFPEGQNADTLGLTGEETFDIAGVTELNEGATPATVKVTATAPNGKVTTFDAIVRIDTPGERNYYLNGGIMQYVLRSLKG
- a CDS encoding DUF4342 domain-containing protein codes for the protein MTSDRFNSDSGENFEVPGNQLTNAIKKLWKDTTVRSIVVRHPDGRPLMTVPLAAGVAGGAIGLIMAPVLTVLAGIGAGLAKVRIEVVRNDYKPKQY
- a CDS encoding DUF6767 domain-containing protein translates to MKNARLTTPRCPLRPDDPCSLCQPGANGPQDCGLVYLVMDDPELRAVYAAKLKERRSVHDAADEHCSTSM
- a CDS encoding glycoside hydrolase family 28 protein codes for the protein MDLRTSRRALLGGTLAIGAAACSNIFAAPAHADIASSKDAWERARYIQAKARAPKFRSQEFSIVDYGALEGGEQICTEAIAAAIDACSEAGGGKVVVPAGTFLTGPIHLKSYVNLHVSEGATLLFSTTPTDYLPAVLTRFEGMELYNYSPLIYAYGCTNIAVTGSGVLDGQADNEHWWPWKGKKDYGWVEGAPEQGPARDRLIQQVADEVPVEQRLYGADQGAGNDYLRSSFIQPYNCTNVWIQGVTIHRSPMWEVHPVLCTNVLVDGLTIDTHGPNNDGCDPECCSFVVIQNTTFATGDDCIAIKAGRNNDGRRPDSLPCTDLLVQRCQMADGHGGVTIGSEMSGGVRNVFVRDCEMSSPNLDIALRFKTNAVRGGFINDIWAKNLTIGTVAKAVIDVDFKYEEGHNGEFPPDVSGINVENMTVTNAKQSLNIEGYDDDHIRGLGLTNVDFGTTQKAPHVLYVDDIVLNNVTENGAPLTVDMFA
- a CDS encoding SDR family oxidoreductase, which translates into the protein MAASALDLFKLDGRRAIVTGGGRGIGQAMAQALGEAGAQVALVARTASQLRESTEQVPNSVAVAADVMTVDAAALLDDCEDALGGPADIIVHAAGFQHREPAVDFPREEWDRILQVHLTAPFLISQELGRRQIDAGRPGSHIFIGSLNNFQSVVPDIVAYAAAKSGIGGVVRAFSKEWSGKGIRCNGIAPGWVHTALTETLFSDWQRAKSINDRIPMGRLAEPSELGSVALFLASDASSYITGQMLVVDGGWTSA
- a CDS encoding flavodoxin/nitric oxide synthase, whose product is MKIGIVVESYWKNTAQVAAAIAAGAREAGADVEMWDAAAAPSRIVGKDILLVGAPTHSMRLPSKSSRRTAAKRGVAVPESGVREWIDSAEISSLPMIFTFDTRVSLHSGSAAKDAAKRLKRAGAHVEQGEGFFIEGEPPVLKDGEAERARQWGMQIAG
- a CDS encoding TetR/AcrR family transcriptional regulator, which encodes MTDPRQSRPIESTPRERILSTARHQVVEHGMTVSLEHLSLEKIIRASGVSRATAYRIWPNKQQFLADVLVDAVRSTDLEVDSRAEVAQLVALLDASPGFASDEHARRNVIVEGLRISIQADFERVAASAQWATYLALNATNHGLPDGPLRDEVTQALAEMQQVFIEQRCIVYARLPRLLGYRLVPPLDGDQGFRLMSEASGALMTGFVAELGARPQLLADTFQIAAYGADKRDWTMPTFALTGLLLSYIEPDPDVIWDDAQLARAHATLEEITTELEHSWTAGR